A region of Photobacterium sanguinicancri DNA encodes the following proteins:
- a CDS encoding DUF2760 domain-containing protein: MTVDLSAMPTTLDMGHAWLGGLVLVMLVLYIAKKGKPVEVEKIVEKQVEVEKIVEVEKPVEKIVEVEKIVEIPVEKIVEVEKIVEKIVEVEPKLKTSTPDAALQLLSLLQQEARFIDFMQEDLKGFADADIGAAARVIHEGGQKVLNEYFSFAPVRSEEEETRVTLPAGFNASEVRLTGNVVGEAPFTGTLIHRGWKVTDINLPKMAEGHDAQIIAAAEVEL; the protein is encoded by the coding sequence ATGACTGTTGACCTATCGGCAATGCCGACAACTCTCGATATGGGACACGCTTGGTTAGGTGGTTTAGTGTTAGTAATGCTAGTGCTTTACATCGCTAAAAAAGGCAAACCTGTTGAAGTTGAAAAAATTGTTGAGAAACAAGTCGAAGTAGAAAAAATCGTCGAGGTTGAAAAACCTGTCGAAAAAATCGTTGAAGTAGAGAAGATTGTTGAAATCCCTGTCGAGAAAATCGTCGAAGTGGAAAAAATCGTCGAAAAGATTGTTGAAGTTGAACCTAAGCTGAAAACATCAACACCCGACGCTGCCCTTCAACTGCTATCTTTGCTACAACAGGAAGCGCGTTTTATCGATTTTATGCAAGAAGACCTAAAAGGTTTTGCTGACGCTGATATCGGTGCCGCAGCTCGTGTTATTCACGAAGGCGGTCAGAAAGTGCTAAACGAATACTTTAGTTTTGCGCCTGTGCGTTCTGAAGAAGAAGAAACTCGCGTAACACTACCAGCAGGCTTTAATGCCTCTGAAGTTCGCCTAACGGGCAATGTCGTTGGCGAAGCACCATTTACTGGAACACTGATCCATCGTGGTTGGAAAGTAACTGATATCAATCTGCCAAAAATGGCAGA
- a CDS encoding winged helix-turn-helix domain-containing protein, which yields MSISKTKSSFYRRLYVAHLIDTGVSSVPAIIEFSGMPRRTAQDTIKNLAELDIICEFEQTQGERNHSGHYVIRDWGAINQTWLKQHIAEIRGLLDYP from the coding sequence ATGAGTATTAGCAAAACAAAATCAAGTTTTTACCGCCGTCTTTACGTTGCCCATCTCATTGATACAGGCGTTTCAAGCGTGCCAGCTATTATTGAATTTAGTGGTATGCCTCGTCGTACCGCACAAGACACTATCAAAAACCTTGCCGAGCTCGACATTATTTGTGAGTTTGAGCAAACTCAAGGTGAGCGTAATCATAGCGGCCATTATGTCATTAGAGACTGGGGGGCAATTAATCAAACTTGGCTAAAACAACATATCGCAGAGATCAGAGGCTTGTTGGATTATCCATAA